The following coding sequences lie in one Chloroflexaceae bacterium genomic window:
- a CDS encoding BNR repeat-containing protein: MRRLTLILSALTLVALLLPAAPGLAQGGSGPRLLGQTTVPNVREIKFPDVVAARSEVFLSANANRADAFVWQKRDRTLDFPNPTRLGDAPGQADFSTTSIAIGPDGAVHYVWINQERRSIFYRRKPLNGDWGPQRTVYAGPSGAFPVNAVVEVSSDNYAYVAWREPDRPAFVVRSNNDGQNWSPRVSIGNDAAVNFPALAAGPNGAMAIAVTAGESDRLVIRAGTWNGSTFALTRVSGLDEGYADPTVTYDLDGRIYVAYRGIAEGGSGSGIFVSSSSDGNTWAVTRITGPAKTFGTANIFADSSGNLHLQWNAVVDIGQRVYYAVRPRGSTSFTNPIAAPNDAGVIFNSRMSANVSDASYAHVAGELFGGGPSVLRYLLFAAEPGADVGADPNIEDNAQYIPGRNTVRVSFLNIRGQPAQIRWRWNSPPTDTANDSNGWQPFSNPMTIPLPSSLFGQDCTPVKLYTQVREADGDTGAPQSDDIIIDPGIQAAVIISNPHIARRAPRFTPAGDDLHDPLLPADSGAAGASDGHPGYTREPGFYLDVRGVNDCSNLKDVAAGRSITSFARAIPMQNDFFANALGYPGRIALGENNLLVRVSDRAGNQRDYQQTLIYDPVKPVLASSTPDSLRITSNAQATILTTLSFSNFTVTDNAYPGRGFWGVWLANSRQPVNNPATDPSLVWTPVQAPGDGTTFTITNWSLASGLRADQLTPGAYYVYARFLDGAGNPTDGHLTATINLTSVTFTRTHLPVMRR; this comes from the coding sequence ATGCGCCGCCTGACTCTCATCCTTAGCGCCCTGACCCTGGTGGCCCTGCTCCTGCCCGCGGCGCCTGGCCTGGCCCAGGGGGGCAGCGGTCCGCGCTTGCTCGGCCAGACGACTGTCCCGAACGTTCGCGAGATCAAGTTCCCCGACGTGGTCGCCGCGCGGAGCGAGGTGTTCCTCTCGGCGAACGCCAATCGCGCCGATGCCTTCGTCTGGCAGAAGCGCGACCGCACACTTGACTTCCCCAACCCCACGCGGCTTGGCGATGCCCCCGGTCAGGCCGACTTTTCGACCACCAGTATAGCTATCGGCCCCGATGGCGCCGTCCACTATGTCTGGATCAACCAGGAGCGCCGCTCAATCTTCTACCGGCGCAAACCGCTCAACGGCGACTGGGGGCCGCAGCGCACCGTGTATGCTGGCCCCAGCGGCGCCTTCCCGGTCAATGCCGTGGTTGAGGTCTCCAGCGACAATTACGCCTATGTTGCCTGGCGAGAGCCAGACAGGCCCGCTTTCGTCGTGCGTTCCAACAACGATGGGCAAAACTGGTCGCCCCGGGTGAGCATCGGCAACGACGCGGCGGTCAATTTTCCCGCTCTGGCAGCCGGGCCAAACGGGGCGATGGCCATTGCGGTGACCGCGGGCGAGAGCGATCGCCTGGTCATCCGCGCAGGCACCTGGAACGGGAGCACATTTGCGCTCACTCGTGTTTCGGGCCTTGATGAGGGCTACGCGGATCCGACGGTAACCTACGATCTCGATGGTCGCATCTACGTGGCGTACCGGGGCATCGCCGAGGGCGGTTCAGGCTCCGGCATCTTTGTGTCGAGTTCAAGCGACGGCAATACCTGGGCCGTCACCCGGATCACCGGCCCCGCTAAGACGTTCGGCACGGCCAATATTTTTGCCGACTCCAGCGGCAACCTGCATTTGCAGTGGAACGCCGTGGTGGACATCGGCCAGCGCGTGTACTACGCCGTGCGCCCGCGGGGCAGCACCTCCTTCACCAACCCCATCGCCGCTCCGAACGACGCAGGGGTGATTTTCAACTCGCGCATGTCGGCGAATGTCAGTGACGCCTCCTACGCCCACGTGGCCGGCGAGTTGTTTGGGGGCGGACCCTCGGTGCTGCGGTATCTGCTCTTCGCTGCCGAGCCGGGCGCCGATGTGGGGGCGGACCCCAACATTGAAGACAATGCGCAGTACATACCAGGCAGGAACACCGTCAGGGTGAGTTTCCTCAACATTCGCGGCCAGCCCGCGCAGATCCGCTGGCGCTGGAACTCTCCACCAACCGATACGGCCAATGACTCGAATGGATGGCAGCCCTTCAGCAACCCGATGACCATTCCCTTGCCTTCCAGTCTGTTCGGCCAGGATTGCACGCCGGTGAAGTTGTACACCCAGGTGCGCGAGGCCGATGGTGATACCGGCGCTCCGCAGAGCGACGATATTATCATTGACCCGGGGATCCAGGCGGCGGTTATTATCAGCAATCCGCACATCGCCCGGCGCGCGCCACGGTTCACTCCTGCCGGCGATGACCTGCACGATCCACTGCTGCCGGCTGATAGCGGCGCCGCCGGGGCAAGTGATGGCCATCCCGGCTATACCCGCGAGCCGGGCTTCTACCTGGACGTCCGGGGGGTCAATGATTGCAGCAATCTCAAGGATGTGGCGGCCGGTCGCAGCATTACCAGTTTCGCGCGCGCCATCCCGATGCAGAATGACTTCTTCGCCAATGCGCTCGGCTACCCCGGACGGATCGCCCTCGGCGAGAATAATCTGCTTGTGCGCGTGAGCGACCGGGCGGGCAATCAGCGGGATTATCAGCAAACGCTGATCTACGATCCCGTAAAACCGGTGCTGGCGAGTTCAACGCCTGACTCGCTGCGCATCACCTCGAATGCTCAGGCTACCATTCTGACCACCCTGAGTTTCAGCAATTTCACCGTTACCGATAATGCCTATCCAGGCCGGGGCTTCTGGGGGGTCTGGCTGGCTAATAGCCGCCAACCGGTCAATAATCCCGCCACCGATCCGAGTCTGGTCTGGACGCCTGTGCAGGCGCCCGGCGACGGCACGACCTTTACCATCACCAACTGGAGCCTGGCGAGCGGGCTGCGGGCCGATCAACTCACCCCTGGCGCCTATTATGTCTATGCGCGCTTCCTTGACGGCGCCGGCAATCCCACCGACGGCCATCTGACAGCGACCATTAATCTGACCAGCGTAACCTTTACGCGGACACACCTGCCGGTCATGCGACGCTAG
- a CDS encoding DUF1080 domain-containing protein — protein MKRYRTPMIVSLAVGLLVIGAIAVTLWQAPRGVAQDQQPILEYPVYPPTPTVGPNPTTPPLPQGRAPLAVTAFDDAADLRAWEIVDLEFVLPESRSVWTIRDGRLAQDATAAAGNPSIQETLALTGEAAWTDYTVRVSFYDFYNGTAGLVARYSGADPATASYYRFRILKNTFEDTPKRVLEKVEGGVATTLAAIDEPGFTEREWHTLALSVNGGAITVTLDGQVVAQAQDPAPLKAGRAGIYTRAIGGIIFDDFAVVQP, from the coding sequence ATGAAGCGATATCGCACACCTATGATCGTAAGCCTGGCGGTCGGGCTGCTGGTCATCGGCGCCATTGCCGTGACCCTCTGGCAGGCCCCCCGCGGCGTAGCCCAGGATCAACAGCCGATCCTGGAATACCCTGTCTATCCGCCTACCCCCACCGTCGGTCCCAACCCGACAACGCCTCCACTTCCGCAAGGCCGGGCGCCACTTGCGGTGACCGCCTTCGACGATGCGGCCGATCTGCGCGCCTGGGAGATCGTCGATCTCGAGTTCGTGCTGCCTGAGAGCCGCTCCGTCTGGACCATTCGCGACGGGCGCCTGGCGCAGGACGCTACTGCGGCCGCCGGCAACCCCTCGATCCAGGAGACACTCGCTCTTACCGGCGAGGCTGCGTGGACCGACTACACTGTCAGGGTGAGCTTCTACGACTTCTACAACGGCACCGCCGGGCTGGTGGCCCGCTATAGCGGCGCTGACCCGGCAACCGCCAGTTACTATCGCTTCCGCATACTGAAGAACACCTTCGAGGATACGCCGAAGCGGGTGCTGGAGAAGGTTGAAGGCGGCGTGGCGACCACCCTGGCGGCCATTGACGAGCCGGGCTTCACCGAGCGCGAATGGCACACCCTCGCCCTGAGCGTGAACGGCGGCGCCATCACCGTCACCCTTGATGGTCAGGTCGTGGCCCAGGCGCAGGACCCCGCGCCGCTGAAGGCCGGCCGCGCCGGCATCTACACCCGCGCCATTGGCGGGATCATCTTCGACGACTTTGCCGTCGTCCAGCCGTAG
- a CDS encoding glycosyltransferase family 4 protein: MNVLYCIPRYDSAAMGNRIHSEVIAEWRRHGIEAEVLSLDARLTRRVTSTEEGVTVHRLPVSASAPLKLANRAVAAALPYPYLAGAALHYQRFIRERRYALAHLETAFPLGLIAALAPRRHSPPLAITLPGADIMAEPEYDYGYGRFPAVRAILPWVFRRAAVLRADSPQIRELAVRLGADPRKVVAIPYNITADSFPPSGDLMAFRQRSRLEVAERHHLDPARPIVVSLNRLHPFKGIAYLIDALPYLRRRGIAPQTLIVGPNRSTPRFGDYGAFLRARAAAAGVGADVHFTGGIPHAKAITYLAAADVVVVPSVAESFSRVAVEAAAVGTPTVVTRTTGVSDYIAAHAAGQVVDPRSGASIAEALEELLTDRETWAACSRRAAAMAPAFSSAHIAAELLRLYQPFLGPHVALPSRQLETLTTIVN, from the coding sequence ATGAACGTTCTCTACTGCATCCCGCGCTACGACAGCGCTGCGATGGGCAATCGCATTCACAGCGAAGTGATCGCCGAATGGCGGCGGCATGGCATCGAGGCCGAAGTGTTGAGCCTGGATGCCCGTCTGACGCGCCGGGTCACGAGCACCGAAGAGGGGGTGACGGTGCATCGCCTCCCGGTAAGCGCCAGCGCGCCGCTGAAGCTCGCCAATCGCGCTGTAGCCGCTGCGCTGCCCTATCCCTATCTCGCTGGCGCGGCATTGCACTACCAGCGTTTCATTCGTGAGCGGCGCTACGCTCTGGCCCACCTCGAAACCGCCTTTCCCCTTGGCCTGATCGCCGCGCTGGCCCCCCGCCGCCACTCGCCGCCCCTGGCGATTACCCTGCCCGGCGCCGATATTATGGCCGAGCCGGAATATGACTACGGCTACGGGCGCTTCCCCGCCGTGCGCGCCATCCTGCCCTGGGTCTTCCGGCGCGCCGCTGTGCTGCGCGCCGACTCGCCCCAGATCCGCGAACTCGCCGTCCGCCTCGGCGCCGATCCGCGCAAGGTTGTCGCGATCCCCTACAACATCACCGCCGACAGTTTCCCGCCCTCTGGCGACCTCATGGCCTTCCGCCAGCGCAGTCGCCTGGAAGTCGCGGAACGACACCATCTCGACCCCGCCCGGCCGATCGTTGTCAGTCTGAACCGCCTCCACCCCTTCAAAGGCATCGCCTACCTGATAGATGCGCTGCCCTATCTGCGGCGACGCGGGATCGCGCCGCAGACGCTTATTGTTGGCCCTAACCGTTCCACACCCCGCTTTGGCGACTACGGGGCCTTCCTGCGGGCCCGGGCCGCCGCCGCGGGGGTCGGCGCCGACGTGCACTTTACCGGTGGCATTCCCCATGCCAAGGCCATCACCTACCTCGCCGCCGCCGATGTCGTCGTGGTGCCCTCGGTAGCCGAGTCGTTCAGTCGCGTGGCGGTCGAGGCCGCGGCGGTGGGCACCCCTACCGTGGTCACTCGCACCACCGGAGTCAGCGACTATATAGCGGCCCATGCCGCCGGTCAGGTCGTGGACCCCCGCTCCGGCGCGTCTATTGCCGAAGCTCTCGAGGAATTGCTCACCGATCGCGAGACCTGGGCCGCCTGCAGCCGCCGCGCGGCGGCCATGGCCCCGGCCTTCAGCTCGGCGCATATCGCGGCCGAGCTGCTACGTCTGTACCAGCCGTTTCTCGGTCCACATGTCGCATTACCGTCGCGCCAGCTTGAAACATTGACAACGATAGTGAACTGA